From one Streptomyces sp. ICC1 genomic stretch:
- a CDS encoding SDR family oxidoreductase: MTTGTRLLAGKVALVAGGTRGGGRGIAVELGAAGATVYVTGRSSAAGRSDLDRPETIEETARRVTAAGGLGIPARTDHSRPDEVRALVERIAAEQDGRLDVLVNSVWGGDPLTDWEHPLWEQDLETGLRLVRQAVETHVITSRFALPLMVARGGGLVVEVTDGNTARYRGSFFYDLAKSAVIRLAVAQAAELKPHGVAAVAITPGFLRSEALLEHFGVTEANWREAVAQDPDFAHSETPAYLGRAVAALAADPHVMAKTGRALATWGLYGEYGFTDADGTQPDFAAHWAESLEERYGPLGDPL, encoded by the coding sequence ATGACGACCGGTACGCGACTCCTGGCGGGGAAGGTGGCCCTCGTCGCCGGCGGCACCCGGGGCGGCGGGCGGGGCATCGCCGTCGAGCTCGGCGCCGCCGGCGCGACGGTGTACGTCACCGGCCGCAGCAGCGCCGCCGGGCGCTCGGACCTGGACCGCCCGGAAACCATCGAGGAGACCGCCCGGAGGGTCACCGCGGCCGGCGGCCTCGGCATCCCCGCCCGTACCGACCACAGCCGTCCCGACGAGGTCCGCGCCCTGGTCGAACGGATCGCCGCCGAGCAGGACGGACGGCTCGACGTCCTCGTCAACTCCGTATGGGGCGGAGACCCGTTGACCGACTGGGAGCACCCCCTGTGGGAGCAGGACCTGGAGACCGGCCTCCGACTGGTGCGGCAGGCGGTGGAGACCCATGTGATCACCAGCCGGTTCGCGCTGCCGCTGATGGTCGCGCGCGGGGGCGGGCTGGTCGTGGAGGTCACCGACGGCAACACCGCCCGCTACCGCGGCTCCTTCTTCTACGACCTGGCCAAGTCCGCGGTGATCCGCCTCGCGGTCGCCCAGGCGGCCGAGCTGAAGCCCCACGGGGTCGCGGCGGTGGCGATCACCCCCGGTTTCCTGCGTTCGGAGGCCCTGTTGGAGCACTTCGGAGTCACGGAGGCCAACTGGCGCGAGGCCGTGGCCCAGGACCCGGACTTCGCCCACTCCGAAACCCCCGCCTACCTGGGGCGGGCGGTCGCCGCGCTGGCGGCCGACCCCCACGTCATGGCCAAGACCGGCCGGGCGCTGGCCACCTGGGGCCTGTACGGGGAGTACGGGTTCACCGACGCGGACGGCACCCAGCCGGACTTCGCCGCCCACTGGGCCGAGAGCCTGGAAGAGCGGTACGGGCCGCTGGGGGACCCGCTGTGA
- a CDS encoding sensor histidine kinase yields MGSGEHGGGGIGRVLRAPVQGRTWREFGYLMLGLPLSTLYFSLAVAGVSLGAGLLVTFLGVPVLAGVLAMCRGFGRIERARVRGLLGHDIAEPAPIRAKKPGPIAAMGALLKSGSAWRHVLYSVIHFPWAVFGFCVALVFWAYGWAMLLYPLWFWVFPAYTDQPGLQLFQNADYSFYLDSPLAIALTCAIGLAFTLATPWVVRALTTVDRLLVVGLLGPSRLDHRVSELESDRGVVVDTAAADLRRIERDLHDGAQARLVALAMDLGLAKEKLTEDPRAAARMVDEAHGEVKIALQELRDLARGIHPAVLTDRGLDAALSSVAARCAVPVRVAVDLPARPAAAIEGIAYFTVSELLQNISKHAGARTASVDVWKSGERLLIQVTDDGRGGAGADALAGSGLAGLAERLDAVDGVLVVDSPVGEGTTVTAELPWRA; encoded by the coding sequence ATGGGCAGCGGCGAGCACGGCGGCGGTGGGATCGGCAGGGTGCTGCGGGCTCCTGTGCAGGGGCGGACCTGGCGGGAGTTCGGGTACCTGATGCTCGGGCTGCCGCTCAGCACGCTCTACTTCTCGCTCGCCGTCGCGGGCGTCAGCCTCGGCGCCGGACTGCTCGTCACCTTCCTCGGAGTCCCGGTCCTCGCCGGGGTGCTCGCCATGTGCCGCGGCTTCGGCCGCATCGAGCGGGCCCGGGTGCGCGGCCTGCTGGGCCACGACATCGCCGAGCCCGCGCCGATCCGGGCGAAGAAGCCCGGGCCGATCGCCGCCATGGGGGCGCTGCTGAAGAGCGGGAGCGCCTGGCGGCACGTGCTGTACTCCGTGATCCACTTCCCGTGGGCGGTCTTCGGCTTCTGCGTGGCCCTGGTGTTCTGGGCCTACGGCTGGGCCATGCTGCTCTACCCCCTCTGGTTCTGGGTCTTCCCCGCCTACACCGACCAGCCGGGCCTGCAGCTCTTCCAGAACGCCGACTACTCCTTCTACCTGGACTCGCCCCTTGCGATCGCCCTGACCTGCGCGATCGGGCTCGCCTTCACGCTGGCCACCCCCTGGGTCGTCCGGGCCCTGACCACCGTCGACCGGCTGCTCGTCGTCGGGCTGCTCGGCCCGTCCCGGCTGGACCACCGCGTCAGCGAGCTGGAGTCCGACCGCGGGGTCGTCGTCGACACCGCCGCCGCCGATCTGCGGCGCATCGAGCGGGACCTGCACGACGGGGCGCAGGCCCGGCTGGTGGCCCTGGCCATGGACCTCGGGCTGGCGAAGGAGAAGCTCACCGAGGACCCGCGGGCCGCGGCCCGCATGGTCGACGAGGCGCACGGCGAGGTGAAGATCGCCCTGCAGGAGCTGCGCGACCTCGCCCGCGGGATCCACCCGGCGGTGCTCACCGACCGCGGCCTGGACGCGGCACTGTCCTCGGTGGCCGCCCGGTGCGCCGTGCCGGTACGGGTGGCCGTGGACCTGCCCGCGCGTCCGGCGGCGGCGATCGAGGGGATCGCGTACTTCACCGTCTCCGAGCTGCTCCAGAACATCAGCAAGCACGCGGGGGCCCGTACGGCCTCCGTCGACGTGTGGAAGTCCGGCGAGCGGCTGCTGATCCAGGTCACCGACGACGGCCGGGGCGGAGCCGGTGCCGATGCCCTGGCCGGGTCGGGACTGGCCGGGCTGGCCGAGCGGCTGGACGCGGTGGACGGGGTGCTGGTCGTGGACTCCCCCGTGGGCGAGGGCACCACCGTGACCGCCGAGCTCCCCTGGCGCGCCTGA
- a CDS encoding DUF402 domain-containing protein, with the protein MTVTLTKAGRTKISYPAELVADTGTRITVRAPWAAEGVRDFGFVRFEPGDVFTEHFWRDRWYAVKEVRTGEGVLKGWYCDVTRPAVVEDGRILIEDLDLDLWVSADGTSVLRLDEDEFAESGLAATDPQAAAEAVRALDSLEAQARSAAGLTALHA; encoded by the coding sequence CTGACCGTCACCCTCACCAAGGCGGGCCGCACCAAGATCAGCTACCCGGCGGAGCTGGTCGCCGACACGGGTACGCGGATCACCGTACGGGCCCCCTGGGCGGCCGAGGGCGTACGGGACTTCGGGTTCGTGCGCTTCGAGCCGGGCGACGTGTTCACCGAGCACTTCTGGCGCGACCGCTGGTACGCGGTGAAGGAGGTGCGGACCGGCGAGGGCGTCCTCAAGGGCTGGTACTGCGACGTCACGCGCCCGGCGGTGGTCGAGGACGGCAGGATCCTGATCGAGGACCTGGACCTGGACCTGTGGGTGTCGGCCGACGGTACGTCCGTACTGCGCCTCGACGAGGACGAGTTCGCGGAAAGCGGCCTGGCCGCGACCGACCCGCAGGCGGCCGCGGAGGCCGTGCGCGCCTTGGACTCCCTGGAGGCCCAGGCCCGTTCGGCGGCCGGGCTGACGGCACTGCACGCCTGA
- a CDS encoding glycosyl hydrolase — protein MRFGANYTPTRGWFHHWLDFDLDEVRADLDSIAGLGLDHVRVFPLWPVFQPNRTLIRPRAVEQLVALADAAAERGLDVNVDGLQGHLSSFDFLPAWTGTWHRRNIFSDPQVLAGQEEYLRTLAAALADRPNFLGMTVGNEVNQFSDDPHPSPDRITREQAGRWLERMLAACERGAPDRLHLHAEYDAAWYQDGHPFTAAQAARLGGATAVHSWVFNGTAQRHGRTGTATEHHAAYLIELSKAWALDPHRPVWLQEVGAPAPLIGPGHAASFTEATVANALDCADVWGVTWWCSHDVSRELADFPELEYGLGLLTNDRRVKPAGEVIARIAGEWRGRAHRPAVRSTALAVDVGGAEAAPDRSVCAPGGAFFEAWAELTAQGVRPAVVLAELAGDAEHLAARGITEVLHVSDVTDVSDVPVRD, from the coding sequence TTGCGCTTCGGCGCCAACTACACGCCGACGCGCGGCTGGTTCCACCACTGGCTCGACTTCGATCTCGACGAGGTCAGGGCCGACCTCGACTCGATCGCCGGCCTCGGCCTGGACCACGTGCGGGTCTTCCCGTTGTGGCCGGTGTTCCAGCCGAACCGGACGCTGATCCGGCCGCGCGCCGTCGAGCAGCTCGTCGCGCTCGCCGACGCGGCCGCCGAGCGCGGGCTCGACGTCAACGTGGACGGACTGCAGGGCCACCTGTCGAGCTTCGACTTCCTGCCCGCCTGGACCGGGACCTGGCACCGCCGGAACATCTTCAGCGACCCGCAGGTACTCGCCGGTCAGGAGGAGTACCTGCGCACCCTCGCCGCCGCCCTCGCGGACCGGCCGAACTTCCTCGGCATGACCGTCGGCAACGAGGTCAACCAGTTCTCCGACGACCCCCACCCCTCCCCCGACCGGATCACGCGGGAGCAGGCCGGCCGGTGGCTCGAGCGGATGCTCGCCGCCTGCGAGCGGGGCGCGCCCGACCGTCTGCACCTGCACGCCGAGTACGACGCCGCCTGGTACCAGGACGGGCACCCCTTCACCGCGGCCCAGGCGGCCCGGCTCGGCGGAGCGACCGCCGTGCACTCCTGGGTGTTCAACGGCACCGCCCAGCGCCACGGCCGGACCGGGACGGCCACCGAGCACCACGCGGCGTACCTGATCGAACTCTCCAAGGCCTGGGCCCTCGACCCGCACCGCCCGGTCTGGCTCCAGGAGGTGGGCGCGCCCGCGCCGCTGATCGGGCCCGGGCACGCGGCCTCCTTCACCGAGGCGACCGTGGCGAACGCCCTGGACTGCGCGGACGTGTGGGGCGTGACCTGGTGGTGCTCGCACGACGTGTCGCGGGAGCTCGCGGACTTCCCGGAGCTGGAGTACGGCCTCGGGCTGCTCACCAACGACCGCCGGGTCAAGCCCGCCGGCGAGGTCATCGCCCGGATCGCCGGGGAGTGGCGGGGCCGCGCACACCGCCCGGCGGTGCGCTCCACCGCGCTCGCCGTGGACGTCGGCGGCGCCGAGGCCGCGCCGGACCGCTCGGTGTGCGCGCCCGGCGGGGCGTTCTTCGAGGCCTGGGCGGAGCTCACCGCCCAGGGGGTCCGGCCGGCGGTGGTCCTGGCCGAACTCGCCGGGGACGCGGAGCACTTGGCCGCGCGCGGCATCACCGAGGTACTGCACGTGTCCGATGTGACCGACGTGTCCGACGTCCCCGTCCGGGACTGA
- a CDS encoding MarR family transcriptional regulator yields MSTLRFAAVNADGLLSDLDLPPAAYRVLLKLRSLSEPGGRILIDQATVGGMLDLSRPSVNAALRSLELAKLVRKIRNGVYQINPMLAGYTSFEDAVAAVNEMDADERLDARGYVASYHRAVAAYQDQLAEQRKKRAAQAVAKKAAESKRRRALHAVG; encoded by the coding sequence GTGAGCACCTTGCGATTCGCTGCGGTCAACGCCGACGGGCTTCTCTCGGACCTCGACCTTCCGCCGGCGGCCTACCGGGTACTGCTGAAGCTGCGTTCGCTCAGTGAGCCGGGCGGGCGGATCCTCATCGACCAGGCGACGGTCGGCGGGATGCTGGACCTGAGCCGGCCGAGCGTGAACGCCGCGCTGCGGAGCCTGGAGCTGGCGAAGCTGGTCCGGAAGATCCGCAACGGCGTCTACCAGATCAACCCGATGCTGGCCGGCTACACGTCCTTCGAGGACGCGGTGGCGGCCGTGAACGAGATGGACGCGGACGAGCGGCTGGACGCGCGGGGCTATGTCGCCAGCTACCACCGGGCGGTGGCGGCGTATCAGGACCAGCTGGCCGAACAGCGCAAGAAGAGGGCGGCCCAGGCCGTGGCGAAGAAGGCCGCGGAGTCGAAGCGGCGTAGGGCGCTGCACGCGGTGGGGTGA
- a CDS encoding amidohydrolase family protein: MDPALGRGPLGTLENADVLMRNGTITAVGTGLPTPPGTWIVDASGKLVMPGFVDTHTHLWQAVIRGGCTDGDLFGWFARCTDPQRGRLTPEALHSFVRLAALDAVQSGVTTLVDWVDIFSFDLIESYVRALAGTGVRFTYAMFPSEADPALVTKVKKELVDPVPLAGFQVATHAARAVQHLNHAHWEAAQDLGVMLNSHVLERPEQRADDPIGVLTDIGALGPRLLINHAIHLTDDEIAAVAAHDVRAAHCPLSNMRLASGIMRLSEFGRRGVKVGLGLDGGTNDSSDFHALMKTAIGLQRARATEAGIFPQVHDVLRMATLGGAEALGISDRVGSLTPGKRADVVVVDPAALNFAPRFDWVGQTVFNGRPENVDAVFVDGRPLKFDGRLVDIDTNRVVREAEAAATRLRAAG; encoded by the coding sequence ATGGACCCGGCCCTCGGCAGAGGCCCCCTCGGCACCCTCGAGAACGCCGACGTCCTGATGCGGAACGGCACCATCACCGCCGTCGGCACGGGCCTGCCGACCCCGCCCGGCACCTGGATCGTGGACGCTTCGGGCAAGCTGGTCATGCCGGGGTTCGTCGATACGCACACCCACCTCTGGCAGGCGGTGATCCGCGGGGGCTGTACCGACGGCGACCTGTTCGGCTGGTTCGCTCGATGTACCGACCCCCAGCGGGGCCGGCTCACCCCCGAGGCCCTGCACAGCTTCGTCCGTCTCGCCGCCCTCGACGCCGTCCAGTCAGGCGTGACCACCCTCGTGGACTGGGTGGACATCTTCTCGTTTGACCTCATCGAGAGCTACGTACGGGCCCTGGCCGGAACCGGAGTGCGGTTCACCTACGCGATGTTCCCTTCCGAAGCCGACCCCGCGCTGGTCACGAAGGTGAAGAAGGAGCTGGTCGACCCCGTTCCGCTCGCCGGCTTCCAGGTCGCCACACACGCGGCGCGCGCCGTCCAACACCTCAACCACGCCCACTGGGAAGCCGCCCAGGATCTCGGGGTCATGCTCAACTCCCACGTCCTGGAACGCCCCGAGCAGCGCGCCGACGACCCCATCGGAGTCCTCACCGACATCGGAGCCCTCGGTCCGCGGCTCCTGATCAACCACGCGATCCACCTGACCGACGACGAGATCGCCGCCGTCGCCGCGCACGACGTGCGCGCGGCCCACTGCCCGCTCAGCAACATGCGGCTGGCCTCCGGCATCATGCGGCTGTCCGAGTTCGGCCGGCGGGGCGTCAAGGTCGGCCTCGGCCTGGACGGCGGAACCAACGACAGCTCGGACTTCCACGCGCTGATGAAGACGGCCATCGGCCTGCAGCGCGCCCGGGCGACGGAGGCCGGGATCTTCCCGCAGGTGCACGACGTCCTGCGGATGGCAACGCTGGGCGGCGCCGAGGCCCTCGGGATCAGCGACCGGGTGGGTTCCCTGACCCCAGGGAAGCGTGCCGACGTCGTGGTCGTCGATCCGGCTGCCCTGAACTTCGCGCCGCGCTTCGACTGGGTCGGCCAGACCGTCTTCAACGGGCGGCCCGAGAACGTCGACGCCGTGTTCGTGGACGGACGGCCCCTGAAGTTCGACGGCCGGCTCGTGGACATCGACACGAACCGCGTCGTACGGGAGGCGGAAGCGGCCGCCACCCGACTCCGCGCGGCCGGATGA
- a CDS encoding dual specificity protein phosphatase family protein, with the protein MRKTRQRDRDAPGPQSPWDEIVPGLWMGGHHWTDPAGEPWPVVAGSEFDLVISLFTRPGHGPDAGVEHLVGEVPDGPLTGAQLRTVQRLAGAARAALDSGRTILVRCHCGYNRSGLVVAQCLIDGGLTPDAAIGLVRRKRSAWALGNGAFTAYLAAGLDTAALLVDLDPASGAAPGP; encoded by the coding sequence ATGAGGAAAACCCGTCAGAGAGACCGTGACGCACCCGGGCCGCAGAGTCCCTGGGACGAGATCGTCCCCGGCCTGTGGATGGGCGGCCATCACTGGACCGACCCGGCCGGGGAACCGTGGCCGGTCGTGGCCGGCTCCGAGTTCGACCTGGTCATCAGCCTCTTCACCCGCCCGGGCCACGGTCCCGACGCGGGGGTGGAGCACCTGGTCGGGGAGGTGCCCGACGGCCCGCTCACGGGTGCGCAGCTGCGCACCGTCCAACGGCTCGCCGGTGCGGCCCGTGCCGCCCTCGACTCCGGACGGACGATCCTGGTCCGCTGCCATTGCGGCTACAACCGCTCCGGGCTCGTCGTCGCCCAGTGCCTGATCGACGGCGGACTCACGCCCGACGCGGCCATCGGCCTCGTCCGGCGCAAGCGCTCGGCCTGGGCCCTGGGCAACGGGGCCTTCACGGCCTACCTCGCCGCAGGCCTGGACACCGCCGCCCTGCTCGTCGACCTCGACCCGGCATCCGGAGCCGCGCCCGGCCCGTAG
- a CDS encoding DNA polymerase III subunit gamma and tau: protein MSSLALYRRYRPESFAEVIGQEHVTAPLMQALRNNRVNHAYLFSGPRGCGKTTSARILARCLNCEQGPTPTPCGECQSCKDLARNGPGSIDVIEIDAASHGGVDDARDLREKAFFGPASSRYKIYIIDEAHMVTPAGFNALLKVVEEPPEHLKFIFATTEPEKVIGTIRSRTHHYPFRLVPPGTLRTYLGEVCGREGAHVEDGVLPLVVRAGAGSVRDSMSVMDQLLAGAADQGVTYAMATSLLGYTDGTLLDAVVDAFAAGDGAAAFEIVDRVVEGGNDPRRFVADLLERLRDLVILAAVPDAGEKGLIDAPADVVQRMQDQASVFGAAELSRAADLVNTGLTEMRGATSPRLQLELICARVLLPAAFDDERSVQARLDRLERGGAAAAAAASLAAAPAPAMGYVPGPEAHAMAPAVVRAPAQPAPAPALAPEPAPMAPAALQSVEPRLHGPLVVEGGGQQHAGADQLQLQPGRGRAAHLGEPGVDQTSAVTGKVRRVARGAGWKGVLQSAWGGGMAQPVRVRGLTEQEGQKLQNIVRRGSTSSVRFRRAMMLLASAGGSTVPVIARLVQADEDTVRDVIHKFNEIGLACLDPRWAGGRPRLLDRDDEDFVVQTATTRPTVLGKPFTRWSIRKLADHLRRNITRPVRIGREALRCLLARRGVTFQRTKTWKESPDPEFDAKLARIEYAINQRPNRTFAFDEFGPLGIRPTAGSCWAKENRPDRLPATYRRTHGITYFHGCYSVGDDQLWGINRRRKGIDHTWAALRSIRAARPDGAPIYVILDNLSAHMNWRMKRWAMKNKVELCFTPTYASWANPIEAHFGPLRQFTLANSHHPNHTAQTRALHAYLRWRNRNARHPDVLAAQRRERARIRSERGVRFGGRTRTEAA from the coding sequence GTGTCGTCCCTTGCGCTGTACCGCCGCTACCGCCCCGAGTCGTTCGCCGAGGTCATCGGACAGGAGCATGTCACTGCCCCGCTGATGCAGGCCCTGCGCAACAACCGGGTCAATCACGCGTACCTGTTCAGTGGGCCGCGGGGCTGCGGCAAGACCACCAGCGCGCGCATCCTCGCCCGCTGCCTGAACTGTGAGCAGGGCCCCACGCCGACCCCCTGCGGGGAGTGCCAGTCCTGCAAGGACCTCGCGCGCAACGGGCCGGGTTCCATCGACGTCATCGAGATCGACGCGGCCTCGCACGGTGGTGTCGACGACGCCCGCGACCTGCGCGAGAAGGCCTTCTTCGGGCCCGCCTCCAGCCGCTACAAGATCTACATCATCGATGAGGCGCACATGGTCACCCCGGCGGGCTTCAACGCCCTGCTGAAGGTGGTCGAAGAGCCCCCGGAGCACCTCAAGTTCATCTTCGCCACGACCGAGCCCGAGAAGGTCATCGGCACCATCCGGTCCAGGACGCACCACTATCCGTTCCGGCTCGTGCCCCCCGGCACCCTGCGCACCTACCTCGGCGAGGTCTGCGGCCGCGAGGGCGCCCACGTCGAGGACGGGGTGCTGCCGCTCGTCGTGCGCGCCGGCGCCGGATCCGTCCGCGACTCGATGTCGGTCATGGACCAGCTGCTGGCCGGCGCCGCCGACCAGGGTGTGACGTACGCCATGGCCACCTCGCTCCTCGGGTACACGGACGGCACCCTGCTGGACGCCGTCGTGGACGCCTTCGCCGCCGGGGACGGGGCCGCCGCCTTCGAGATCGTCGACCGGGTGGTGGAGGGCGGCAACGACCCGCGCCGCTTCGTCGCCGACCTGCTGGAGCGGTTGCGCGACCTGGTGATCCTGGCCGCCGTGCCGGACGCCGGGGAGAAGGGGCTCATCGACGCCCCGGCCGATGTCGTGCAGCGGATGCAGGACCAGGCCTCCGTCTTCGGGGCCGCCGAGCTGTCCCGCGCCGCCGATCTGGTCAACACCGGGCTCACCGAGATGCGCGGCGCGACCTCGCCCCGGCTGCAGCTGGAGCTGATCTGCGCCCGCGTGCTGCTGCCCGCCGCCTTCGACGACGAGCGGTCCGTGCAGGCGCGGCTCGACCGACTGGAGCGCGGCGGGGCGGCGGCCGCGGCCGCGGCCTCCCTCGCCGCGGCCCCGGCCCCCGCCATGGGCTACGTACCCGGCCCGGAGGCGCACGCCATGGCCCCCGCGGTCGTACGGGCTCCGGCGCAGCCCGCACCCGCGCCCGCACTCGCACCCGAGCCCGCGCCGATGGCCCCCGCCGCGCTCCAGTCGGTCGAGCCGCGCCTGCACGGACCGCTCGTCGTCGAAGGCGGCGGGCAGCAGCACGCGGGCGCAGATCAGCTCCAGCTGCAGCCGGGGCGAGGCCGCGCCGCGCATCTCGGTGAGCCCGGTGTTGACCAGACTAGTGCTGTGACCGGGAAGGTTCGCCGGGTTGCTCGTGGTGCTGGTTGGAAAGGAGTTCTCCAATCAGCGTGGGGAGGCGGGATGGCGCAACCGGTCCGGGTTCGCGGGCTGACCGAGCAGGAGGGACAGAAACTCCAGAACATCGTCCGGCGGGGAAGTACCAGCTCAGTGCGGTTCCGGCGGGCGATGATGCTGCTGGCCTCGGCCGGCGGCAGCACGGTCCCGGTCATAGCCCGGCTGGTCCAGGCGGACGAAGACACCGTCCGCGACGTGATCCACAAGTTCAACGAGATCGGGCTCGCATGCCTGGACCCTCGCTGGGCGGGAGGCCGTCCCCGCCTTCTCGACCGTGACGACGAGGACTTCGTCGTCCAGACGGCCACCACCCGCCCGACCGTGCTGGGCAAGCCCTTCACCCGCTGGTCCATCCGCAAGCTCGCCGATCACCTGCGACGCAACATCACCCGGCCCGTCCGGATCGGACGGGAGGCACTGCGGTGCTTACTGGCCCGCCGCGGAGTCACCTTCCAGCGAACGAAGACCTGGAAGGAGTCCCCGGATCCGGAATTCGACGCCAAGCTCGCCAGGATCGAGTACGCGATCAACCAGCGGCCCAACCGCACCTTCGCCTTTGACGAGTTCGGCCCGCTCGGTATCCGACCGACCGCCGGCTCTTGCTGGGCCAAGGAGAACCGCCCCGACCGACTGCCGGCCACCTACCGCCGCACCCACGGAATCACCTACTTCCACGGCTGCTACTCCGTCGGAGACGACCAGCTCTGGGGCATCAACCGCAGGCGCAAGGGCATCGACCACACCTGGGCTGCCTTGAGATCGATTCGGGCCGCCCGCCCGGACGGCGCCCCGATCTACGTGATCCTCGACAACCTCTCCGCCCACATGAACTGGCGGATGAAGCGGTGGGCGATGAAGAACAAGGTCGAGTTGTGCTTCACCCCGACCTACGCATCCTGGGCCAACCCCATCGAAGCCCACTTCGGCCCCCTACGGCAGTTCACCCTCGCCAACTCACACCACCCCAACCACACCGCCCAGACCCGGGCCCTGCATGCCTACTTACGCTGGCGCAACCGAAACGCCCGCCACCCCGACGTGCTCGCAGCACAGCGGCGCGAACGCGCCCGCATCCGCAGCGAGAGAGGCGTCCGCTTCGGCGGACGGACCCGTACTGAAGCGGCCTGA
- a CDS encoding signal protein: MKTRTALTVGAALVLALATACSGDTDGARDTSAAASAPESASASASPSASATAAPEAPVAGRDLAELDASMVQGAWWSWASAPRAGNPVLDPDGRFCGGPRQPSGMTLLAGTTGGAVHRTCTVRAGYPLVFPLVNRMGQTEADCTQFMAEAEGSATLDGKEVAHQRYEATDFHFLASEDNPFTGDAGRYEAKGCGLWVLLPPLAEGPHTLTIRGESGDFTTAADYDLRTG, encoded by the coding sequence ATGAAGACGAGAACAGCTCTGACGGTGGGCGCGGCCCTGGTTTTGGCGTTGGCCACCGCCTGTTCGGGGGACACGGACGGCGCCCGCGACACGTCGGCGGCCGCCTCCGCGCCTGAGTCCGCCTCCGCCTCCGCTTCCCCCTCCGCCTCGGCGACCGCGGCGCCGGAAGCTCCGGTCGCGGGCCGGGACCTCGCCGAGCTGGACGCGTCCATGGTTCAGGGGGCCTGGTGGAGCTGGGCGTCCGCGCCGCGCGCGGGCAATCCCGTCCTCGACCCGGACGGCCGTTTCTGCGGCGGCCCCCGCCAGCCCTCCGGCATGACCCTCCTCGCCGGCACCACCGGCGGCGCGGTCCACCGGACGTGCACCGTCCGTGCCGGGTACCCGCTCGTGTTCCCGCTGGTCAACCGGATGGGGCAGACAGAGGCGGACTGCACGCAGTTCATGGCGGAGGCCGAGGGCAGCGCGACGCTCGACGGCAAGGAGGTCGCCCACCAGCGGTACGAGGCGACCGATTTCCACTTCCTCGCGAGCGAGGACAATCCGTTCACCGGCGACGCCGGCCGGTACGAGGCCAAGGGCTGCGGCCTGTGGGTCCTCCTCCCGCCGCTTGCCGAAGGCCCCCACACCCTCACCATCCGCGGTGAATCAGGCGACTTCACCACGGCCGCCGACTACGACCTGCGCACCGGCTGA
- a CDS encoding TetR family transcriptional regulator, translating to MGPTGLTLAAVASEVGLVPATLVQRFGSKRGLLLALAERSAKEAGELAGRVRGAHASALGALAALTVESAAVMATPETFANHLAFLCTDLTDPQLHAHALAVHRAQGAAIGELLAEAAGTGELRAGTDVAALSRTVQTVIAGAGLTWALERRGTLAQRLREELDIALSPHLPHPPHPPHLPHRHGHDLEVS from the coding sequence GTGGGGCCCACGGGGCTGACCCTGGCCGCTGTCGCGAGCGAGGTCGGGCTGGTGCCCGCCACGCTCGTCCAGCGGTTCGGGTCCAAGCGGGGCCTGCTCCTGGCGCTCGCCGAGCGGTCCGCGAAGGAGGCGGGCGAGCTGGCCGGCCGAGTGCGCGGGGCCCACGCATCGGCGCTCGGGGCCCTGGCCGCGCTGACGGTGGAATCGGCGGCCGTGATGGCCACCCCGGAGACCTTCGCCAACCACCTGGCCTTCCTGTGCACGGACCTCACGGATCCACAGCTCCACGCGCACGCCCTGGCCGTCCACCGCGCCCAGGGTGCGGCCATCGGGGAGCTGCTGGCGGAGGCGGCCGGTACCGGCGAACTCCGCGCCGGAACCGATGTGGCGGCACTGTCCCGCACCGTGCAGACGGTCATCGCCGGAGCCGGCCTGACGTGGGCGCTCGAACGCCGCGGCACCCTCGCGCAGCGGCTCCGGGAAGAACTCGACATCGCGCTGTCCCCACACCTTCCGCACCCTCCGCATCCTCCGCACCTTCCGCATCGACACGGCCACGATCTGGAGGTGTCATGA